Proteins from one Hemibagrus wyckioides isolate EC202008001 linkage group LG16, SWU_Hwy_1.0, whole genome shotgun sequence genomic window:
- the arr3a gene encoding arrestin 3a, retinal (X-arrestin) translates to MVDKVFKKTSGNGQLTLYLGKRDYIDNVDSVESVEGVVKIDPKDLGDRKVWVQLCCAFRYGNEDLDVIGLIFRKDIWINHIQLYPDAGHKPKLTDMHNTLLKKAGEQAYAFTFEIPTNLPCSITLQPGPDDQGKKPCGVDFEVKAYVAKQAEDLNEKIDKKDTCRLIIRKSQYAPVNTGTGQRAELCKSFMLSDKPLLLEASLEKDVYYHGETIPVKVKVKNDTGKVVNKFRITVDQTTDVILYSADKYTKCVLNEEFAETVEANSTFEKVFRVTPLLAQNREKRGLSVDGKLKYEDTNLASTTLVRPGMDREILGIMVFYKITVHLLVSGAGLLGGLTGSDVAVELPLTLMHPKPTGSSHSNMEKTCNSA, encoded by the exons ATGGTGGACAA ggTTTTTAAGAAGACCAGTGGTAATGGTCAG ctTACTCTGTACCTGGGGAAAAGGGATTATATTGATAACGTGGACAGCGTGGAGTCTGTTG AGGGTGTTGTGAAGATTGATCCCAAAGACCTGGGTGACAGGAAAG tgtgggtTCAGCTATGCTGTGCTTTTCGGTATGGTAATGAGGACCTGGACGTGATCGGGCTAATTTTCAGGAAGGACATCTGGATTAATCACATTCAGCTTTATCCTGATGCTGGACACAAACCAAAGCTCACTGACATGcacaacacactgctgaagAAAGCTGGCGAGCAAGCGTACGCCTTCACTTTCGag ATCCCAACCAATCTTCCCTGTTCCATCACCCTACAGCCCGGACCTGACGATCAGGGGAAGAAG CCCTGTGGTGTGGACTTCGAGGTGAAAGCCTATGTCGCTAAGCAGGCCGAAGATCTGAATGAGAAAATTGATAAAAA gGATACATGCCGTCTGATTATCCGTAAGTCTCAGTATGCCCCAGTAAACACAGGAACTGGACAAAGAGCAGAACTCTGTAAGAGCTTCATGCTGTCAGACAAACCGCTGCTGCTGGAGGCGTCTCTGGAGAAAGAT GTTTATTACCATGGAGAAACCATTCCTGTTAAAGTGAAGGTAAAGAACGACACCGGCAAAGTGGTGAACAAATTCAGAATCACTG TTGATCAGACAACAGATGTGATTCTGTACTCTGCTGATAAATATACCAAGTGTGTTCTGAATGAAGAGTTTGC GGAGACAGTGGAAGCAAACTCAACGTTCGAGAAAGTTTTTCGTGTCACACCACTGCTGGCTCAGAACAGAGAGAAACGAGGACTTTCTGTGGATGGAAAACTAAAATACGAGGACACAAACCTAGCATCCACCACCCt tgtgAGACCGGGTATGGACAGAGAGATTTTGGGAATCATGGTCTTTTATAAAATCACGGTTCATCTGCTGGTGTCTGGAGCAGG gcttTTGGGAGGTCTGACTGGCAG tgatgtGGCAGTGGAGTTACCTCTGACTCTAATGCACCccaaacctacag GTTCCTCACACAGCAACATGGAGAAAACATGCAACTCTGCCTAG
- the LOC131367159 gene encoding solute carrier family 35 member F4, with protein MNKLSAKVSPCSTPPPATLHTVSTSEADVRTEECESVQESGPSERPCRCPVKEMLRLVAGVVLGVGMATAWVWAAHNAKHTLTHFNTPFFIFWFCNIWNLLMFPLYYAGYFLTEKHRETPTAQFRKCVRFLGDGEVTVRVLLRFSAPFSMFWSGSGFLYLRALSRMSVTDCSAVMCCSSAFTFLLTWICLKERFLGVRVVAVILSITGIVMLAYSDGFYSDSITGVALGVGSASCSALYNVLYRKRVGTLDPGPASALLCCVGLCALVLHSWVCVLLYVTHIEFWPPSQPVPWNTLCITASLLLVFNVLVNMGGVCTYPALITLGFLLTVPASTAVDVWVLEAPPLGDMRLMALCLISAAFVLLLFPEDWDEKTLQWISSVWSQKTKHMILTD; from the exons ATGAATAAACTGTCAGCGAAGGTCTCTCCATGCTCCACACCTCCACCTGCCACACTGCACACGGTCTCCACCTCAG aAGCTGATGTGAGGACTGAGGAGTGTGAGTCAGTGCAGGAGTCGGGGCCGAGCGAGCGTCCGTGTCGGTGTCCGGTCAAGGAGATGCTGCGATTAGTGGCGGGTGTGGTACTGGGGGTCGGCATGGCGACAGCATGGGTGTGGGCGGCTCACAACgctaaacacactctcacacactttaacactccTTTCTTCATCTTTTGGTTCTGCAATATCTGGAACCTGTTGATGTTCCCTCTGTATTACGCTGGATATTTTctgacagagaaacacagagagacaccGACAGCTCAGTTCAG gaagtgTGTGCGGTTCCTGGGTGATGGCGAGGTGACAGTGAGGGTGTTGCTGAGGTTCTCTGCTCCGTTCTCCATGTTCTGGAGTGGGTCAGGGTTCCTGTACCTGCGAGCTCTCAGCAGGATGTCAGTGACGGACTGCAGCGCTGTGATGTGCTGTAGCTCCGCCTTCACCTTCCTCCTCACCTGGATCTGCCTTAAGGAGCGTTTCCTGGGAGTCAGg gtGGTAGCAGTGATTCTCTCTATAACAGGAATTGTGATGTTAGCGTATTCTGATGGTTTCTACAGTGACTCTATCACCGGAGTGGCTCTGGGGGTTGGCTCAGCCTCCTGCTCTGcactgtataat GTGTTGTACAGGAAGCGCGTGGGGACACTTGATCCCGGCCCAGCAAGTGCATTGTTGtgctgtgtgggtctgtgtgcaCTTGTGTTACACtcgtgggtgtgtgtgctgctgtacGTCACACACATAGAGTTTTGGCCTCCGTCTCAGCCCGTGCCCTGGAACACACTCTGCATCACGGCATCACTTCTGCTtg tgtttaaTGTGCTAGTGAACATGGGAGGAGTGTGCACTTACCCAGCGCTCATCACCCTCGGATTCCTGCTCACAGTTCCAGCCAGCACAG CGGTGGATGTGTGGGTGTTGGAGGCTCCGCCCCTCGGTGACATGCGCTTGATGGCGTTGTGTTTGATCTCAGCTGCGTTTGTGCTGCTACTGTTTCCGGAGGATTGGGACGAAAAAACTCTGCAGTGGATCAGTTCAGTATGGAGCCAAAAGACGAAACACATGATCCTCACTGATTAA
- the znrd2 gene encoding protein ZNRD2, which produces MALNADEEDFEWEPPSEAEMKVFQARRERQDKISKLMGDYLLKGYKMLSDCCDTCGTILLQDKQKKNYCVACQELDSDIDKDNPALNAQAALSQVRERRLANHHPLNADETTPTAAEAPPSSRPEHCEGAASGLRALPPPLPPPQPRPLPAPSPPTLQNPSGLSSTVALPHRPPPPPHCQVAVDAQDVVLQKLRWATQELQTTASLESSVQLCGLIRACADTLQSLKHLQH; this is translated from the exons ATGGCGCTGAACGCAG ATGAGGAGGATTTTGAGTGGGAGCCCCCGAGCGAGGCTGAGATGAAGGTGTTTCAGGCTCGTCGTGAGCGTCAGGATAAAATCAGTAAACTGATGGGAGATTATTTACTGAAGGGCTACAAGATGCTGAGCGACTGCTGCGACACCTGTGGG ACGATTCTGCTGCAGGATAAGCAGAAGAAGAATTACTGTGTGGCCTGTCAGGAGCTCGACTCGGACATCGATAAGGACAACCCTG ctctGAACGCTCAGGCAGCTCTGTCTCAGGTACGAGAGCGACGACTCGCCAACCATCACCCCCTCAACGCTGATGAAACCACGCCCACTGCTGCAGAAGCCCCGCCCAGTAGCAGACCTGAGCACTGCGAAGGAGCGGCGTCTGGTCTCCGAGCCCtgcctcctcctcttcctcccccacagccccgcccccttcctGCTCCTTCCCCCCCCACACTGCAGAACCCGAGTGGCCTTTCCAGCACTGTTGCTCTTCCTcatcgtcctcctcctcctcctcattgcCAGGTCGCTGTTGACGCACAGGACGTCGTGCTCCAGAAGCTGCGCTGGGCCACGCAGGAGCTACAGACGACCGCCTCACTGGAGTCCTCCGTGCAGCTCTGCGGTCTGATCCGTGCCTGcgcagacacactgcagagccttaaacacctgcagcactga